One window of the Camelina sativa cultivar DH55 chromosome 1, Cs, whole genome shotgun sequence genome contains the following:
- the LOC104724799 gene encoding rab escort protein 1-like isoform X1, with product MIDLPPYPPLDPSNYYLIVVGTGVSESVSAAAASSSGSSVLHLDPNPFYGSHFASLSLPDLTSFLHSNSVSPHPPPPSSPPILPSNSHELISVDLVHRSLYSSVEISSFDSEILEEHSRRFNVDLCGPRVVFCADESINLMLKSGANNYVEFKSIDASFVGDSSGELRNVPDSRAAIFKSKSLTLLEKNLLMKFFKLVQSQLAESDDTTTTTVKISEEDMESPFVDFLAKMRLPPNIKSIILYAIAMLDYDQDNMETCRHLLKTKEGIDRLALYIKSMGRFSNALGALIYPIYGQGELPQAFCRRAAVKGCIYVLRMPITALLLDKETGDYKGVRLASGQEIFSQKLILDPCINVGLESLSSLTDQQNETLRVLVPKAMINKEKIARGICVIRGSVKSDISNALIVYPPKSLFPEQLTAIRVLQLGSGVAVCPADMHVLYFSILCENDDQGIKALLSAMSNLIRLPVPESDSSVENDTCEAKPLLLWRALYVQELVKGEFGGTISSMPSADGSLNYKETVESAVKLYEQIMGSEELFKEEETSLENTTEENEGGVEIEEN from the exons ATGATTGACCTCCCTCCTTACCCGCCGCTTGATCCTTCTAACTACTATCTCATTGTCGTCGGAACCGGAGTTTCTGAGTCCGTCTCCGCCGCCGCCGCTTCCTCCTCCGGTAGTTCTGTTCTCCACCTTGACCCTAACCCCTTCTACGGCTCTCACTTCGCCTCGCTTTCTCTTCCCGATCTCACTTCTTTCCTTCACTCAAACTCCGTCTCTCCACATCCTCCGCCGCCGTCATCTCCTCCAATTCTGCCGTCAAACAGTCATGAACTCATCTCAGTGGATCTTGTCCACCGATCCTTGTATTCCTCCGTCGAGATTTCGAGCTTTGATTCGGAGATCCTCGAAGAACACTCCAGGAGATTTAACGTTGACTTGTGTGGTCCTAGGGTTGTCTTCTGCGCCGATGAATCAATTAATCTCATGTTGAAATCAGGAGCTAACAATTACGTTGAGTTCAAGAGTATCGATGCGAGCTTCGTCGGGGATTCGAGCGGTGAGCTACGGAACGTGCCGGATTCGAGAGCTGCGATTTTCAAGAGCAAGAGCTTGACTCTGTTGGAGAAGAATCTGCTGATGAAGTTCTTCAAGCTTGTTCAAAGTCAATTGGCCGAAAGCGatgatacaacaacaacaacagtgaAGATATCGGAGGAAGACATGGAGAGTCCATTTGTGGACTTCTTGGCAAAGATGCGTTTGCCACCCAACATCAAATC GATCATCTTGTATGCCATTGCGATGCTGGATTATGATCAAGACAATATGGAAACTTGTAGACATTTACTCAAAACCAAAGAGGGTATAGATCGATTGGCTCTGTACATCAAATCTATGGGCAG GTTTTCTAATGCACTTGGAGCGTTGATATACCCAATTTATGGACAAGGAGAACTTCCTCAAGCCTTTTGTCGTCGGGCTGCTGTTAAAGGATGTATCTAT GTTCTCCGGATGCCTATTACTGCTCTGCTTTTAGACAAG GAAACTGGGGATTACAAAGGGGTTAGATTAGCTTCTGGTCAAGAGATATTCAGCCAAAAATTGATTCTGGATCCATGTATTAATGTTGGATTGGAGTCGCTGTCGTCATTGACAGATCAGCAAAATGAAACTCTCAGGGTTCTTGTCCCAAAGGCGATGATCAATAAGGAGAAAATAGCAAGAGGAATATGCGTCATTAGAGGTTCTGTGAAATCTGATATATCGAACGCTCTTATCGTATATCCACCTAAat CTTTGTTTCCTGAACAGCTAACTGCAATTCGGGTTCTGCAGCTTGGTAGTGGTGTAGCAGTTTGTCCTGCTGACAT GCATGTGTTGTATTTTTCCATTCTCTGCGAGAACGATGACCAAGGGATAAAAGCGCTATTATCAGCCATGAGTAATCTCATCAGATTGCCTGTTCCTGAGAGCGATTCTTCTGTTGAGAATGATACTTGTGAGGCAAAACCTCTTCTACTCTGGAGAGCACTGTACGTGCAAGAGCTAGTCAAG GGTGAATTTGGAGGTACCATCAGTTCCATGCCTAGTGCAGATGGAAGTTTGAACTACAAAGAGACAGTAGAATCAGCCGTGAAG CTATATGAACAAATCATGGGGAGTGAAGAGttatttaaagaagaagagacctCACTGGAAAACACAACGGAGGAAAACGAGGGTGGTGttgaaatagaagaaaattga
- the LOC104724799 gene encoding rab escort protein 1-like isoform X2, whose translation MIDLPPYPPLDPSNYYLIVVGTGVSESVSAAAASSSGSSVLHLDPNPFYGSHFASLSLPDLTSFLHSNSVSPHPPPPSSPPILPSNSHELISVDLVHRSLYSSVEISSFDSEILEEHSRRFNVDLCGPRVVFCADESINLMLKSGANNYVEFKSIDASFVGDSSGELRNVPDSRAAIFKSKSLTLLEKNLLMKFFKLVQSQLAESDDTTTTTVKISEEDMESPFVDFLAKMRLPPNIKSIILYAIAMLDYDQDNMETCRHLLKTKEGIDRLALYIKSMGRFSNALGALIYPIYGQGELPQAFCRRAAVKGCIYVLRMPITALLLDKETGDYKGVRLASGQEIFSQKLILDPCINVGLESLSSLTDQQNETLRVLVPKAMINKEKIARGICVIRGSVKSDISNALIVYPPKSLFPEQLTAIRVLQLGSGVAVCPADMHVLYFSILCENDDQGIKALLSAMSNLIRLPVPESDSSVENDTCEAKPLLLWRALYVQELVKGEFGGTISSMPSADGSLNYKETVESAVKVSKAI comes from the exons ATGATTGACCTCCCTCCTTACCCGCCGCTTGATCCTTCTAACTACTATCTCATTGTCGTCGGAACCGGAGTTTCTGAGTCCGTCTCCGCCGCCGCCGCTTCCTCCTCCGGTAGTTCTGTTCTCCACCTTGACCCTAACCCCTTCTACGGCTCTCACTTCGCCTCGCTTTCTCTTCCCGATCTCACTTCTTTCCTTCACTCAAACTCCGTCTCTCCACATCCTCCGCCGCCGTCATCTCCTCCAATTCTGCCGTCAAACAGTCATGAACTCATCTCAGTGGATCTTGTCCACCGATCCTTGTATTCCTCCGTCGAGATTTCGAGCTTTGATTCGGAGATCCTCGAAGAACACTCCAGGAGATTTAACGTTGACTTGTGTGGTCCTAGGGTTGTCTTCTGCGCCGATGAATCAATTAATCTCATGTTGAAATCAGGAGCTAACAATTACGTTGAGTTCAAGAGTATCGATGCGAGCTTCGTCGGGGATTCGAGCGGTGAGCTACGGAACGTGCCGGATTCGAGAGCTGCGATTTTCAAGAGCAAGAGCTTGACTCTGTTGGAGAAGAATCTGCTGATGAAGTTCTTCAAGCTTGTTCAAAGTCAATTGGCCGAAAGCGatgatacaacaacaacaacagtgaAGATATCGGAGGAAGACATGGAGAGTCCATTTGTGGACTTCTTGGCAAAGATGCGTTTGCCACCCAACATCAAATC GATCATCTTGTATGCCATTGCGATGCTGGATTATGATCAAGACAATATGGAAACTTGTAGACATTTACTCAAAACCAAAGAGGGTATAGATCGATTGGCTCTGTACATCAAATCTATGGGCAG GTTTTCTAATGCACTTGGAGCGTTGATATACCCAATTTATGGACAAGGAGAACTTCCTCAAGCCTTTTGTCGTCGGGCTGCTGTTAAAGGATGTATCTAT GTTCTCCGGATGCCTATTACTGCTCTGCTTTTAGACAAG GAAACTGGGGATTACAAAGGGGTTAGATTAGCTTCTGGTCAAGAGATATTCAGCCAAAAATTGATTCTGGATCCATGTATTAATGTTGGATTGGAGTCGCTGTCGTCATTGACAGATCAGCAAAATGAAACTCTCAGGGTTCTTGTCCCAAAGGCGATGATCAATAAGGAGAAAATAGCAAGAGGAATATGCGTCATTAGAGGTTCTGTGAAATCTGATATATCGAACGCTCTTATCGTATATCCACCTAAat CTTTGTTTCCTGAACAGCTAACTGCAATTCGGGTTCTGCAGCTTGGTAGTGGTGTAGCAGTTTGTCCTGCTGACAT GCATGTGTTGTATTTTTCCATTCTCTGCGAGAACGATGACCAAGGGATAAAAGCGCTATTATCAGCCATGAGTAATCTCATCAGATTGCCTGTTCCTGAGAGCGATTCTTCTGTTGAGAATGATACTTGTGAGGCAAAACCTCTTCTACTCTGGAGAGCACTGTACGTGCAAGAGCTAGTCAAG GGTGAATTTGGAGGTACCATCAGTTCCATGCCTAGTGCAGATGGAAGTTTGAACTACAAAGAGACAGTAGAATCAGCCGTGAAGGTTAGTAAAG CTATATGA